ACCTCTATATGATGTTCCCGTTCTTAAAATATCATTAAAATCCATTCCGCCCTCAATACGTTGCCTTTCCTTTAACATCTCTATTTCTATTTGTAAATTTTCTTTTCTAGTTAGCTTCATTCTTAAATCTTCTAAATATTTCTTTGTTTTCTCTATATAATCTTTTTTTATATTCATCATAGCACCTCTAAATAATATATTTGGTGCATCCCCCTGATAAATAATCTCTATATTTTATTTATTAAAATGGTATATCATTATCATTTATTGCATCCCAACCATTAGGATCTAATGCTCCTTGTGGTTCAAATTGTGGTTCTTGGTTATTTGTTTTATTTCTACTATCTAAAAACTGAACTCTACTTGTATTAATCTTAGTTGTTTTTCTATTTTCTCCATCTTTATTTTTATAAGTTTCAATTCTTATAGCTCCATTAACAGCTATTAAGCTACCTTTGCATATATAATTAGCACAATTCTCTGCACTCTTTCCCCAAACTTGTATATCTATAAAATCAGTTTCTTTCTTACCATCTTTACCTGTAAATTCTCTTTCAACAGCTATTGCAAATTGAGCAACTGCCATTCCACGTCCTTGGATGTACTTTAACTCTACATCTCTAGTTAATCTTCCTATTAAAATTACTTGATTCATAATCAATCTCCTATCAATTAAAATATGTTTTTTATTTTATAAATATATATACAAACAATGTATTATCTACTTTCTTATAGCTATATGTATCAATTGCATAGTCTTTTTTTATATCTTCTATAGTTTCATTAACATCTTTATTACTATTAATTTCTTTTAATAAAAAAGGCTCATTTGTATTAAATATAAGAACTCTCATACTCAATCTCCTAATCTTCAAATATAGTCCAAAATGCATAACCTTCTTCATACAACTCTAAGTACTCTTTTTCATTCATTACGGTGTATAGACATTCATTGCTACAATAATGATAAAGTCCATCATGCACGTCATATCCCTCCGTCATATCGTCACCACATCTACTGCAATATATTTTATTATCTTCCATGTTCTATAACCTCTTATCATTTAGTTATCATTATTGATATAGCTATAGAACTATACTGATAATGACATTTACTTATTCAAATATTTTTTTATTCGTATCTAAAGTATGAATCTTTGATATGACCACACTTTTCACATCTTATATAAACTCTGTATCCATTTAGATTTGTATATTTTGAAACTTTTCCAAATTCAGCATATTCATGCTCACACTTTTTCTGATTTGTTTTATTTTTTATAAACTCTTTTATTCTTTTTATCATATATTTCATCTCCTAAAACCCATCTTTTAGTTCCTGGAGCATAAGCCCCAGGTTATTTTTTAAGTTTTATCTCCTATTTAATTTAAATAATAATAATGCTAGTCCAGAAATAGCTCCAATCCCTGCTATTCCATATACTATAATTTTTGATATAGATTTTTTATTACCTTTGCTTTCCTTTCGAGCATCTTTAACTATCTTTTCTGCTTCATCTTCGCTATAGCCCTTTTTTTCTAAAGCATTTGCAAGCTCTCGCTCTGTTAAATTATTATTACTCATATTCATCAACCCATAGTAAGCCCAAAAGTTTGACCCATTATTTATATAAAGTGGAGAACTAGAATAATTATTATAATAAGATTTTTTAACTATTGTTTTGCTATTCGTATCTTTAGGTTTTACGCTATATGTATCATTTTTCTTATCAATATTTTTATAATTATCATTTTTATTATTACTTTCAGGTTTCTTAGTCATATCTAATTTTGAATTGTTATTTGATTGATTAGACTTAGTTGTGCTTGATTTTGTTTGTGTATTTGATTTCGTACTACTAGGCTTTAAAGTCTGTGTTCCTGACTTTAAGCTAGAAGGTTTTGGTGTTGTACCTTTTGGTGTAGTTACTCTTGGAACAGTAGTACTTGGTTTAGGAGTACTGACTTTCGGAGTGGTAACTGATGGCCTAGCTACTGTTACAGGTCTTGAAACTGTAACAGGACGTGAAATAGTTACTGGTCTTGCAACTGATACTGGTGCAGCATCTACTATACTTGGTGCTACTAAAATTCCTACTAACATTAAACTTGTTATTCTTTTAATCATAAAATCGCCTCCATTTTTTATATAGCTCTTAAATCACTTCTATTAAAAATATACTTATCACCTAACATTGACCTCACCAAAAGTCCTTTCATTGGTATCGGCTTTATAACTTTCAAGTGTATATCTTGCTCTATAGCTTCTCTTATCCACCTAGGGTATTCATTAGATAGATACTTTTTATTTTTTATAGTTACTATGTCGCCTATTTTAATTTTCATATTTCATCTCCTAAAACCCATCTTTAGTTAGCTGGTTCCGACATTTGTGTCGGTACCAAGCTACTTATATTTTGTCAATATCGCTATATCTAACAGGCAATACTAATAATTTAATTTCGTCATTACTAAAAATCATAGGATTAGTAGCTCCAG
Above is a genomic segment from Romboutsia lituseburensis containing:
- a CDS encoding single-stranded DNA-binding protein — its product is MNQVILIGRLTRDVELKYIQGRGMAVAQFAIAVEREFTGKDGKKETDFIDIQVWGKSAENCANYICKGSLIAVNGAIRIETYKNKDGENRKTTKINTSRVQFLDSRNKTNNQEPQFEPQGALDPNGWDAINDNDIPF